A window from Triticum aestivum cultivar Chinese Spring chromosome 6D, IWGSC CS RefSeq v2.1, whole genome shotgun sequence encodes these proteins:
- the LOC123140647 gene encoding wall-associated receptor kinase 2 — translation MPFNRLAVLPVVLLWLGAVLATRFPLFVAASPQPSSKCQRKCGSVDIPYPFGIVHSPDDDDGPCAMNGFGLTCNETGINGGRHRPFYDDVEVVGISLQQGQARMLNDISYYCYNATTREMVRDEWWLDFAGTPYMFSDTTNKFTVIGCQTLAYINGDDDGDYGDGGDKYMSGCVAMCRGDDVRSTLSNGSCSGIGCCQTAIPKGLQYYHVEFDSGFNTTEIHNVSRCSYAVLMDSSDFTFSTTYVTSPAFINNNGRQAPFVVDWAIGKETCDVARKKPGSYACVSNNTECFNSLNGPGYICNCSKGFHGNPYLQDPEHGCKDIDECKLPHLYGCTNGGVCRNRLGGYDCPCKFRWKGHAKGGTCIDHFSLAAKVAVCTIGGILLMVIISFLVILHNEKKKMAEFFKKNGGPTLEKAIVIKLFKKDELKPILKESNFIGKGCFGEVYKGILDNKLVAVKKPINGSALESGQFANEVIIQSQVIHKNIVRLIGCCLEVDAPMLVYEFISQGSLHDILHNSNNKVALNLEARLSIAAHSADGLAYMHSKTNTRILHGDVKPANILLDDNFIPKISDFGISRLIASDKEHTASIIGDMNYMDPVYLQEGLLTEKSDVYSFGVVILELLSRERAMHSDNNKLVKNFLEAHKKQKKATQFFDKEIAITNDLEILENLASIAVECLSLDVDQRPTMMEVAERLLILSRSCKL, via the exons ATGCCGTTCAACAGATTAGCTGTTCTACCTGTAGTACTACTATGGCTAGGCGCAGTTCTTGCCACAAGGTTCCCACTGTTTGTAGCAGCATCACCACAACCTAGCAGTAAGTGCCAAAGAAAATGCGGCAGCGTAGACATCCCTTACCCATTTGGTATCGTCCATTCACCCGATGACGACGATGGTCCCTGCGCCATGAACGGCTTCGGCCTGACCTGCAACGAGACAGGGATTAATGGTGGCCGCCACAGGCCATTTTATGACGACGTGGAAGTCGTCGGCATCTCGCTGCAGCAAGGTCAGGCCCGGATGCTGAATGATATCTCCTATTATTGCTACAACGCCACAACTCGGGAGATGGTCCGGGACGAGTGGTGGCTGGACTTCGCGGGCACACCCTACATGTTCTCTgacaccaccaacaagttcacggTCATCGGTTGCCAAACCCTGGCGTACATCAACGGCGACGACGATGGCGActacggcgatggcggcgacaagTACATGAGTGGGTGCGTGGCCATGTGCCGGGGAGACGATGTGAGGTCGACCCTGAGCAACGGCTCCTGCTCCGGGATAGGGTGCTGCCAGACCGCCATCCCCAAGGGGCTGCAGTACTACCACGTGGAGTTCGACTCTGGCTTCAACACGACCGAGATCCACAACGTCAGCCGCTGCAGCTACGCGGTGCTCATGGACTCGTCCGACTTCACCTTCTCGACGACCTATGTGACCTCGCCGGCGTTCATTAACAACAACGGCCGCCAGGCGCCGTTCGTCGTGGATTGGGCCATCGGGAAGGAGACGTGCGACGTAGCCCGCAAGAAGCCTGGGTCCTACGCGTGCGTCAGCAACAACACCGAGTGCTTCAACTCGCTCAATGGACCAGGCTACATCTGCAACTGTTCCAAAGGCTTCCATGGTAATCCTTACCTGCAAGATCCGGAGCACGGATGCAAAG ACATTGATGAATGCAAGCTCCCTCATCTGTATGGCTGCACAAATGGCGGAGTCTGCAGAAACAGGCTGGGAGGCTATGACTGTCCATGCAAATTTAGATGGAAAGGCCACGCCAAAGGGGGAACCTGCATAGATCATTTCTCTCTAGCAGCAAAGGTGGCAGTCT GTACAATAGGTGGCATTCTTCTCATGGTGATTATATCGTTTCTTGTTATTCTTCACAATGAGAAAAAGAAGATGGCAGAATTCTTCAAAAAGAATGGCGGCCCTACATTAGAGAAGGCAATTGTcattaaacttttcaaaaaggacGAGCTCAAGCCTATTTTGAAGGAGAGCAACTTTATTGGAAAAGGTTGCTTTGGTGAAGTTTACAAGGGCATTCTTGACAATAAACTAGTTGCAGTAAAGAAGCCGATTAATGGTTCTGCGCTAGAGAGTGGCCAATTTGCAAATGAAGTCATCATCCAATCTCAAGTCATCCACAAGAACATTGTTAGGCTCATTGGTTGTTGCCTTGAAGTCGATGCCCCCATGCTGGTCTACGAGTTTATCTCCCAAGGTAGCCTCCATGACATTCTTCACAACAGCAATAACAAGGTGGCTCTCAACTTGGAGGCCCGTCTAAGTATTGCTGCACATTCAGCCGATGGTCTAGCTTATATGCACTCAAAAACAAATACTAGAATCCTACACGGTGATGTGAAACCAGCTAATATACTTTTGGATGATAACTTCATACCCAAGATTTCAGATTTCGGCATATCTAGGCTGATTGCAAGTGACAAGGAACACACTGCATCAATCATTGGCGACATGAATTATATGGATCCGGTGTATCTACAAGAAGGCTTACTCACTGAAAAAAGTGATGTCTACAGTTTTGGAGTTGTGATCCTGGAACTTTTGAGCAGGGAGAGGGCAATGCATTCTGATAATAATAAGTTGGTAAAGAATTTTCTTGAAGCCCATAAGAAACAGAAGAAAGCAACCCAGTTTTTCGACAAGGAAATTGCAATAACAAATGACTTGGAGATCCTTGAAAATTTAGCAAGTATAGCTGTGGAATGCCTTAGCCTTGACGTGGATCAAAGGCCAACAATGATGGAGGTAGCTGAGAGGCTACTCATACTAAGCCGATCTTGTAAGTTGTAA